In a single window of the Methanofollis ethanolicus genome:
- a CDS encoding DUF2115 family protein, protein MLTRLGDYNYATYTEICHRDGVSPDFKIDSAIVESFERTLNQYLDTYAPGKTDLKRYVLSISLYLTFIVKRPLHPPGTPFFGDLHVIQKGESYYCSGKKRFIRDPSSLCRYCVCKSL, encoded by the coding sequence ATGCTCACCCGTCTCGGGGACTACAATTACGCCACGTACACCGAAATCTGCCATCGTGACGGCGTTTCCCCGGATTTTAAGATCGATTCCGCGATCGTGGAATCGTTCGAGCGCACGCTGAACCAGTATCTTGATACATACGCTCCCGGAAAAACAGATCTGAAACGCTACGTGTTGAGCATTTCTCTGTATCTGACTTTTATCGTAAAGAGACCTCTTCATCCACCGGGAACGCCATTTTTTGGGGACCTCCATGTCATACAGAAGGGGGAGTCGTACTATTGCAGTGGAAAGAAACGGTTCATTCGCGATCCTTCTTCGCTCTGCCGTTACTGTGTCTGCAAATCGCTATGA
- a CDS encoding DUF2115 domain-containing protein, translated as MPIESTAISPDRAVEDEADAIDQTARRMAAAVTTGELGLILADEISRYSLPDLQTIGGRMYAEMIRLPRPYRDQLHPYMTEQLFGAHHRLLVMYRSGRFRSMTEPITDRETFLRFCEMIPDGSFRGDEDTERTPFRYSPRHRLFYYLVSAFTIFVLDRPGHPVGTPFPGGFKVEEHDGAFYCLIRDHEKEVPFSICNFCPAHQRAGV; from the coding sequence ATGCCGATCGAGAGTACGGCGATATCCCCGGACCGTGCCGTGGAGGACGAAGCAGATGCGATCGATCAGACTGCCCGCCGAATGGCTGCTGCTGTTACCACAGGAGAACTGGGACTGATTCTTGCCGACGAAATCAGCAGGTACTCCCTCCCTGATCTCCAGACCATCGGGGGCAGGATGTACGCGGAGATGATCCGGCTGCCCCGCCCCTACCGCGACCAGCTTCACCCGTATATGACCGAGCAGTTATTCGGCGCCCACCATAGGCTTCTCGTGATGTATCGTTCAGGTAGATTCCGGTCCATGACTGAACCTATCACAGATAGAGAAACGTTTCTCCGATTCTGTGAGATGATCCCGGACGGGAGTTTCCGGGGGGATGAAGATACGGAAAGGACGCCATTCCGTTACTCGCCGCGGCATCGGCTCTTCTATTACCTGGTGTCGGCCTTCACGATCTTTGTGCTCGACCGTCCGGGCCACCCGGTGGGGACACCATTTCCGGGAGGGTTCAAGGTCGAGGAACACGACGGTGCATTCTACTGCCTTATCCGTGACCATGAAAAAGAAGTTCCGTTTTCGATCTGTAACTTCTGCCCGGCTCATCAGAGAGCAGGAGTGTGA
- a CDS encoding winged helix-turn-helix transcriptional regulator codes for MPRSRLTGEQPLVPTTEFKICPIHIAVNILGKKWTLLILRDIALLNINRFNRIRRSLPGLTPRVLTLRLRELEEAGLIHASIIRESPRVVEWMLTEKGKDTIPILMSILAFGAKWYADEIFEDHRPRTLEDLYPGRVHEGTD; via the coding sequence ATGCCAAGATCCCGGTTAACAGGTGAACAGCCCCTGGTTCCGACGACTGAATTTAAGATCTGTCCCATTCATATCGCAGTCAATATCCTCGGAAAGAAATGGACGCTTCTCATCCTCCGGGACATCGCACTCCTGAACATCAACAGGTTCAACCGGATCCGGCGATCCCTCCCGGGTCTAACGCCGCGGGTCCTCACACTGCGGCTGAGGGAACTTGAAGAAGCGGGCCTTATTCATGCATCGATAATCCGTGAAAGCCCCAGGGTTGTCGAGTGGATGCTTACTGAGAAAGGAAAGGATACAATCCCGATCCTCATGAGTATCCTCGCTTTCGGTGCAAAATGGTACGCTGATGAAATCTTCGAGGACCATCGGCCGCGCACTCTTGAAGATCTCTATCCCGGGAGGGTGCACGAGGGTACGGACTGA